The following are encoded in a window of Myxocyprinus asiaticus isolate MX2 ecotype Aquarium Trade chromosome 17, UBuf_Myxa_2, whole genome shotgun sequence genomic DNA:
- the LOC127455507 gene encoding uncharacterized protein LOC127455507: protein MASKGKRVWTVHMEERLIALWSHYAYLYDISDMLYHDRPLKEKKWLEIAAELNIPVEDVKQRAGSLRTQYSRLLKPRPSGSGGKPLTSKQRWLLDNLEFLRRHYTPMLSKSSLNLTPEQPDVGQRPTDVDVCQEFAYEVGSFSDTSENIPDSKSVPRQTTPHRKPHRGKKRSASNLDTEVEAIAVFREMSATVMAGFNQGNDLEATFAQQIASDLREIQSPVLRKMAKRQIQMLVYEYQDKDQLERRETQ from the exons atGGCATCTAAAGGAAAGCGCGTGTGGACGGTGCATATGGAGGAGAGGCTCATTGCTCTTTGGAGCCACTATGCCTATTTGTATGACATATCCGATATGTTATATCATGACAGACCACTGAAAGAGAAGAAATGGTTGGAGATCGCAGCAGAACTAAATATACCAG TCGAAGATGTTAAACAGAGGGCAGGGTCATTAAGGACACAGTACTCCAGGCTTCTGAAGCCACGGCCAAGTGGCAGCGGTGGCAAACCTCTAACATCCAAACAACGCTGGCTCCTGGACAATTTGGAGTTCTTAAGGAGACATTACACCCCGATGCTCAGTAAAAGTAGTTTGAAC CTTACTCCAGAACAGCCAGATGTTGGGCAGAGGCCAACTGATGTCGATGTATGCCAGGAGTTCGCTTATGAAGTTGGAAGTTTTTCAGATACGTCTGAAAACATTCCGGACTCTAAGAGTGTACCACGGCAGACAACTCCACATCGTAAACCACATCGGGGCAAAAAGAGATCAGCTTCGAACTTGGACACTGAAGTGGAGGCGATCGCTGTGTTTAGAGAGATGTCAGCCACCGTAATGGCTGGCTTTAACCAAGGAAATGATTTGGAGGCCACTTTTGCTCAGCAGATTGCATCCGACCTACGTGAAATCCAAAGTCCTGTGTTACGCAAGATGGCCAAAAGACAAATACAAATGTTGGTCTATGAATATCAAGACAAAGACCAGCTTGAAAGGAGGGAGACTCAATGA
- the si:dkey-229e3.2 gene encoding uncharacterized protein si:dkey-229e3.2, with product MGECMLDSYGEDGFQSCEGFDDWSTFSSPGWEEPQQDDNSFSDWAGFQQNSKKEEELSTIPVTETRTFELPENVENGNKVNPQLIFHECLCVEAAKKEAVMMEIPTLSQMLQRETDIPSQSAAITSEAANFWCRLQSGSKTLRLSSPKPQLHSHEVLLKTLQLRHPDMSTASQSITLSDLELEEPEDHPGVLIQTKLMPISNCRNAPGFLYQISRQWLSQYTTKLLPYQNTKDPLQ from the exons ATGGGGGAGTGTATGTTGGACAGCTATGGTGAGGATGGTTTTCAAAGTTGTGAAGGGTTTGACGATTGGTCCACCTTCAGCTCTCCGGGCTGGGAAGAACCCCAGCAAGATGACAACAGCTTTTCAGACTGGGCTGGATTTCAGCAAAATAGCAAGAAAGAGGAAGAATTATCAACCATACCTGTGACAGAAACAAGAACTTTTGAGCTTCCAGAAAAC GTTGAAAATGGCAACAAGGTAAATCCCCAGTTAATTTTCCATGAGTGTTTATGTGTTGAGGCAGCAAAGAAGGAAGCTGTCATGATGGAAATCCCTACACTGTCCCAAATGCTCCAGAGAGAAACAGACATACCCTCTCAGTCTGCAGCAATAACAAG CGAAGCTGCCAATTTCTGGTGTCGTTTACAGTCTGGATCAAAAACTCTGAGACTATCAAGCCCCAAACCCCAATTACACTCCCATGAAGTACTGCTCAAAACCCTCCAGCTCAGACATCCTGACATGAGCACTGCCTCACAG AGCATTACTCTTTCTGATCTTGAACTAGAAGAGCCTGAAGACCATCCTGGAGTTCTTATTCAAACCAAG CTAATGCCAATATCGAACTGTCGGAATGCACCAGGATTCCTTTATCAGATCTCACGCCAGTGGCTCAGCCAGTACACCACGAAGCTGCTCCCCTACCAGAACACGAAAGACCCTCTCCA
- the LOC127455506 gene encoding uncharacterized protein LOC127455506: MINNQCLAAAVAICALSFAVIHAKKKKKKKRRRVWTKPHLRGRGQYGLEILQRQLELNDKSGFRELLRMTADEFEFLLERVSPLISKQNTKLRKAITARDRLSITLRYLATGETFTSLAFQYCIGRSTVSCIVTTTCEALHLVLKDEYLKTPTSEDEWRTIAKHFFERWQFPNCLGALDGKQINIQPPYNSGSTYYNNQGHFSVVLTAVADARYYFTYVYVGCQSRLAETGIFAHSDLRRAMDEGHLNVPQAEPLPNMGDVFPYMFVGDDAFPLRADLMKPYSSRQLDHDERVFNYRLSRARSVVENAFGIMANRLRVFRTTICLKPEKVVKVTLASLCIHNYLIRCQSDAYMPPMLADWENAAHEVISGRWRSDGPGTLQDVPLGSARNPSQHAKDQRDKLKQYFVSPMGQMPWQENHI, encoded by the exons atgaTCAACAATCAGTGTTTGGCGGCAGCGGTTGCCATTTGTGCCTTATCGTTTGCGGTTATACAcgcaaagaagaagaagaaaaagaagcgCCGAAGGGTTTGGACCAAACCACATTTGCGGGGTCGCGGACAATATGGCTTGGAAATTCTACAGCGGCAATTGGAG CTTAATGACAAATCAGGATTCAGAGAACTACTCCGGATGACTGCAGATGAGTTTGAGTTTCTGCTGGAGAGAGTGTCACCTCTTATATCCAAACAGAATACCAAACTGCGGAAGGCGATCACGGCTAGAGATCGGCTCTCCATAACCTTGAGATATTTGGCTACAG gtgagaCCTTTACATCACTGGCGTTTCAATATTGTATTGGCAGATCCACTGTGTCCTGTATTGTCACAACGACATGTGAAGCCCTCCATCTAGTCCTAAAGGATGAATATTTGAAG ACCCCTACATCTGAGGACGAGTGGCGAACTATAGCCAAGCACTTCTTTGAGAGATGGCAGTTTCCAAACTGCCTGGGTGCTTTGGATGGCAAGCAAATTAACATACAGCCACCATACAACTCGGGCAGCACATACTACAATAACCAAGGCCATTTCTCTGTTGTGCTCACAGCTGTAGCAGATGCAAGATACTACTTCACCTATGTCTATGTGGGCTGCCAGAGTAGACTTGCTGAAACTGGCATCTTTGCCCATTCTGACCTGCGCAGAGCCATGGATGAAGGACACCTGAATGTGCCACAAGCAGAGCCTCTACCAAATATGGGGGATGTATTTCCATACATGTTTGTGGGTGATGATGCATTCCCACTGCGAGCAGACCTAATGAAGCCTTACTCTAGCAGACAGTTGGACCATGATGAAAGAGTTTTCAATTACCGGCTGTCGAGAGCTCGCAGTGTGGTAGAAAATGCTTTTGGGATTATGGCAAACCGCCTTCGTGTGTTCAGAACTACCATCTGCTTGAAGCCAGAAAAGGTAGTGAAAGTAACCTTGGCATCATTGTGTATCCACAACTATCTTATACGCTGCCAATCTGATGCATACATGCCACCTATGCTCGCAGACTGGGAAAATGCCGCGCATGAAGTAATCTCTGGGAGATGGAGATCAGATGGACCTGGGACACTTCAGGATGTACCTTTAGGATCAGCACGCAATCCCTCACAGCATGCCAAGGACCAGCGTGACAAACTTAAACAGTACTTTGTCTCACCTATGGGCCAGATGCCTTGGCAGGAGAACCATATTTAG